The proteins below come from a single Malus domestica chromosome 03, GDT2T_hap1 genomic window:
- the LOC139194827 gene encoding uncharacterized protein, whose amino-acid sequence MRSAVSFKQVVGFAARGAGFLRHGGSKKMKEDIALEWWLSLDAFGLNAAGAGIVIIDPKRTHHCYSFLLNYQEATNNRAEYEALTIGLEILIELGATEVEVFGDSEFVINQLNGEYKSRHITMAGYYLATIQLLSYWGTKVSVNYIPREPNAIANEMAQLASGAQIQERKFEGDIEVQKRNLPSIFERGFSLDIMTEEIKIEDWKTPIIQYLNNPSFPT is encoded by the exons ATGCGATCTGCAGTTTCATTTAAGCAGGTTGTTGGTTTTGCTGCTCGAGGTGCTGGATTTCTGAGACATGGAGGCAGCAAGAAGATGAAGGAGGACATTGCATTGGAGTGGTGGCTGAGCTTGGATGCTTTTGGTTTG AATGCTGCTGGAGCTGGGATTGTCATCATTGATCCCAAACGTACTCACCACTGTTATtcattccttctaaattatcaAGAGGCTACCAACAATCGGGCAGAGTATGAAGCATTGACAATTGGCCTAGAAATCTTGATAGAGTTGGGGGCAACTGAAGTTGAGGTGTTTGGAGATTCAGAATTTGTAATTAATCAGTTAAATGGAGAATACAAAAGCAGACATATCACCATGGCTGGTTATTACTTAGCGACCATTCAGTTGTTGAGTTATTGGGGCACTAAAGTATCAGTCAACTATATCCCTAGAGAGCCAAATGCAATTGCCAATGAAATGGCACAATTAGCTTCTGGAGCGCAAATCCAAGAAAGAAAGTTTGAGGGGGATATAGAAGTCCAGAAAAGAAATCTCCCTTCTATCTTTGAAAGGGGATTCAGCCTAGATATAATGACTGAAGAAATAAAGATTGAGGATTGGAAAACGCCTATTATCCAGTATTTAAACAATCCATCATTCCCCACATGA